The following DNA comes from Enterobacter sp. SA187.
GCCGCCGTCAGAGCGGTCGTGATAGGCCAGCAGCTGGCGTCCCGCCACCAGCGCCTGGATGGCATCGTAGAAGCCTTTCAGCTGCGACACGTCGCGTACGTCCGCCGGTTTGTCGCCCAACTGACGATACACCTGCGCCAGCGCCGTTGCGCCCAGCGCGTTGTGACCTTTACCCAGGTCGATCAGCAGCAGGGCGTTATCGTCGGTGGAGAGCTGCGGCGTGATGGTATGGCGCACGTCTTCCACGCGGGCAAAGGCGGTGATCACCAGCGACAGCGGCGAGGTCATTTCGCGCTGTTCGTTGCCGTCCTGCCAGCGGGTTTTCATCGACATGGAGTCTTTACCCACCGGAATGGTCAGGCCGAGCGCCGGGCAGAGTTCTTCGCCCACCGCTTTGACCGCTTCATACAGCCCGGCGTCTTCGCCAGGGTGGCCGGCTGCCGCCATCCAGTTGGCGGAGAGCTTAATGCGTTTGATGTCGCCAATCTGCGTGGCGGCGATGTTGGTCAGGGCTTCGCCCACCGCCAGACGGGCAGAGGCGGCAAAGTCCAGCAGCGCCACCGGCGCGCGTTCGCCCAGCGACATGGCTTCGCCATAGTAGCTGTCGAGGCTGGCGGTAGTCACGGCACAGTTCGCCACCGGCACCTGCCACGGCCCCACCATCTGATCGCGGGCCACCATACCGGTGACGCTGCGGTCGCCGATGGTGACAAGGAAAGTTTTTTCCGCCACCGCAGGAAGATGCAGCACGCGGTTAACCGCCTCCGCCACGGTGATGTTCTGACGGTTAAAGGCTTCGCCTGCCGCTTTTTGCGTCTGCACCGTGCGGGTCATTTTCGGCGTTTTACCCAGCAGCACGTCCAGCGGCATGTCGATAGGCTGATTGTCGAAGTGGCTGTCGGCCAGGCTTAAGTGCATCTCTTCGGTGGCTTCGCCAATCACCGCATAAGGGGCGCGCTCGCGACGGCACAGGGCATCGAACAGCGGTAACTGATCGGCGGCGACCGCCAGCACATAACGCTCCTGGGATTCGTTACACCAGATTTCCAGTGGGCTCATGCCCGGCTCATCGCTGAGGATTTTGCGCAGATCGAACCGACCGCCGCGGTTGCCGTCGCTCACCAGTTCCGGCATGGCGTTGGACAGACCGCCCGCGCCGACGTCATGAATAAAGAGGATTGGGTTAGCCTCGCCAAGCTGCCAGCAGCGGTCGATCACTTCCTGGCAACGACGTTCCATTTCAGGGTTGTCGCGCTGGACGGAGGCAAAATCGAGATCCGCGTCGGACTGGCCGGAGGCCATAGAGGACGCCGCGCCGCCGCCCAGACCGATATTCATCGCCGGGCCGCCCAGCACGATCAGTTTCGCGCCAACGTTGATCTCGCCTTTTTGCACATGATCGGCGCGAATGTTGCCGATCCCGCCCGCCAGCATGATCGGCTTATGATAGCCGCGCAGCTCTTCGCCGTTGTGGCTGTTCACTTTTTCTTCATAGGTACGGAAGTAGCCGTTCAGCGCCGGGCGACCGAATTCGTTATTAAAGGCCGCGCCGCCAAGCGGGCCGTCGGTCATAATATCCAGCGCCGTCACGATGCGATCCGGCTTGCCGAAATCTTCTTCCCACGGCTGTTCAAAGCCCGGAATACGCAGGTTGGAAACGGAGAAGCCCACCAGCCCGGCTTTCGGCTTCGCGCCGCGCCCGGTGGCGCCTTCATCACGAATTTCACCGCCGGAGCCGGTTGCCGCGCCCGGCCACGGCGAGATCGCCGTCGGGTGGTTATGGGTTTCCACTTTCATCAGGATATGCGTCGGCTCCTGGTGGAAGTCGTAGCGCCCTTCTTCGTGGCTGGCGTAGAAACGCCCCACCTCTGAACCTTCCATCACGGCGGCGTTGTCTTTATAGGCCGACAACACGTGATCCGGGGTCTGTTCAAAGGTGTTCTTGATCATTTTAAACAGCGATTTCGGCTGCTGTTCGCCGTCGATCACCCAGTCAGCGTTAAAGATCTTGTGACGGCAGTGTTCGGAGTTCGCCTGGGCGAACATATAGAGCTCGATGTCGTTCGGGTTGCGGCCCAGACGGGTAAAGGCATCGAACAGGTAGTCAATTTCGTCTTCCGCCAGCGCCAGCCCCAGACGGAGGTTGGCATCGTTCAGCGCCTGACGCCCCTGCCCCAGCATATCCACGCTGGAAACCGGCGCAGGCTGGTGATGGGCAAACAGCTGCTGCGCGTCATCAAGCGCCGCGAACACCGTTTCCATCATGCGGTCATGCAATTCGTCCGCCACGGCCTGCCACTGTTCCACGCTCAGTTCAGCGGCGTCAACATAATACGCCACACCGCGCTCAAGGCGGCTGATCAGCGCCAGCCCGCAGTTGTGGGCGATATCGGTGGCTTTGGATGACCAGGGTGAAATGGTGCCGGGACGCGGCGTCACCAGGATCAGTTTGCCTGCCGGGGTATGGCTGGCGAGCGCCGGGCCGTATTGCAGCAGACGCGCCAGTTGGGCGTGTTCATCGGCAGTTAACGGGGCGGTGAGATCGGCAAAATGGACATACTCGGCGTAAATGTTGCTTACAGGAAGGTCGGCCGCCTGAAAACGCGCCAGCAATTTGTTGATACGGAAGGCAGACAGGGCAGGCGAACCACGCAGAATTTCCATCATAAGTCTCTCGTCTTTAGCGCGTCGGTGACGCTTTACGTATGCGCAAGGTGGGGAAAACGGGCACATTATAGAGAATAGTGAGCGCCGACGAAACCGTTTGCGTGGAAATAAAATCGGCGCAGTTTTTGCGCCGCTGCGCCTGCCGCTTTGCGAATTAGTTGCCAACTGCCTTATTGTTAAGCAAAATGCCGCTCATCCTTCATCACGCATTATTGTTATCAGGGCAGCATCTACTCAGGACTCGCGCGGCGCAGAGAATTAACTAATTGAAAAAATTAAAGCTTAATTATCTGCTTATCGGCATCGTTACCCTGCTGCTGGCAGCGGCGCTGTGGCCTTCCATTCCCTGGTCAACTAAAGCCGAAAACCGCATCGCCGCCATCCAGGCGCGCGGTGAGCTGCGCGTCAGCACCATTGTCTCCCCGCTGACCTGGTCTTCTGTGGACGACAAGCCTTCCGGTCTGGATTACGAACTGGCGCAGCAGTTTGCCGATTATCTGGGCGTGACGCTGAAAGTGACGGTGCGCCAGAATATCAGCCAGCTG
Coding sequences within:
- the purL gene encoding phosphoribosylformylglycinamidine synthase, producing the protein MMEILRGSPALSAFRINKLLARFQAADLPVSNIYAEYVHFADLTAPLTADEHAQLARLLQYGPALASHTPAGKLILVTPRPGTISPWSSKATDIAHNCGLALISRLERGVAYYVDAAELSVEQWQAVADELHDRMMETVFAALDDAQQLFAHHQPAPVSSVDMLGQGRQALNDANLRLGLALAEDEIDYLFDAFTRLGRNPNDIELYMFAQANSEHCRHKIFNADWVIDGEQQPKSLFKMIKNTFEQTPDHVLSAYKDNAAVMEGSEVGRFYASHEEGRYDFHQEPTHILMKVETHNHPTAISPWPGAATGSGGEIRDEGATGRGAKPKAGLVGFSVSNLRIPGFEQPWEEDFGKPDRIVTALDIMTDGPLGGAAFNNEFGRPALNGYFRTYEEKVNSHNGEELRGYHKPIMLAGGIGNIRADHVQKGEINVGAKLIVLGGPAMNIGLGGGAASSMASGQSDADLDFASVQRDNPEMERRCQEVIDRCWQLGEANPILFIHDVGAGGLSNAMPELVSDGNRGGRFDLRKILSDEPGMSPLEIWCNESQERYVLAVAADQLPLFDALCRRERAPYAVIGEATEEMHLSLADSHFDNQPIDMPLDVLLGKTPKMTRTVQTQKAAGEAFNRQNITVAEAVNRVLHLPAVAEKTFLVTIGDRSVTGMVARDQMVGPWQVPVANCAVTTASLDSYYGEAMSLGERAPVALLDFAASARLAVGEALTNIAATQIGDIKRIKLSANWMAAAGHPGEDAGLYEAVKAVGEELCPALGLTIPVGKDSMSMKTRWQDGNEQREMTSPLSLVITAFARVEDVRHTITPQLSTDDNALLLIDLGKGHNALGATALAQVYRQLGDKPADVRDVSQLKGFYDAIQALVAGRQLLAYHDRSDGGLLVTLAEMAFAGHCGIEADIAALGDDRLAALFNEELGAVIQIRAADRESVENILSKHGLADCVHYLGKAVTGDRFTLTAGQQPVFSESRTTLRMWWAETTWQMQRLRDNPECADQEHQAKANDADPGLNVKLSFDINEDIAAPYIATGARPKVAVLREQGVNSHVEMAAAFHRAGFDAIDVHMSDLLAGRTGLDDFQALVACGGFSYGDVLGAGEGWAKSILFNSRVRDTFETFFHRPQTLALGVCNGCQMMSNLRELIPGSDLWPRFVRNHSDRFEARFSLVEVTQSPSLLLQGMVGSQMPIAVSHGEGRVEVRDDAHLAALESKGLVALRFVDNTGKVTQTYPANPNGSPNGITAVTSENGRVTLMMPHPERVFRTVSNSWHPKNWGEDSPWMRIFRNARKQLG